The genomic interval ACCCAGGAGGATGCAGCCTCACAGCTGATGTACAGGATAGAGCGTCAGGTCTATGATGAAGCCTTCATCCGTTCACAGCTTCTGCACAATAAAGAAAACCCCCTCACCCTCCGACAGAGGCTGGCACAGCAACTCCGGTAAGTTTGAATGGGCAATTTTTCTAGATTTATCCCAACATAAAAATGAACTATTCCTATCacataagtatttatttttatacgcAACTCTCCAAGTAATTGCGGGGTTTGatacatacaatacaaatatGCTTGTCTTTATCTGTGTCTTCTAAAGTGTCAGTTATCCAAGTATTCAAAGATGACGAACAGACACCTTACATCTGAACCTGACTAATGTTCagacatttacaattttttatttatatatattatgatTGTTTGATCAGTAAAAGTTGATTCTCCACATCTAGATGTGAAATGACAAAGTGGCCGATAGGTTTTAAGAGcgctttgtttgcttttctagCAGGGTGTGTCAGGTCATTTTAAGGTTAGAGtagcagaacatttttttttttaaatatggtcACATTTCCTTCCAAGCAATGTGAAAACAGACGGGAGGAGGATAATAACATTGGCAGTTTGATTGATGGTTCAGAAGGAAAGATGGAAGTTtctttgccttgttacagctgctttcTGCTCACAAAGAGAAGCGAGAAAAATCCCCATCAACCATCATACCAATACAAATCTTTAACATCTatcaaaagaataaagaaataatgattaaaaaaagatatcCAAAGATAAATATACAAGGTTTAGAATAAACAGTGATATGCAGTGTAATTATTTATGATGTGGAGAAGAAAATGGTAATAACTATGATGGAAGCGTGTTGAACATTGATATTTGTAAGTTCAATCTTGTCACATCACTGTTCTGTTCTTCTGTGatttctatattttataattgtatttgtatGATAATTTATTAAGTTTACTTCCATGGGGAGCATAACTATCTTGTTGCCTTGCTAAGgataatgtattgtttttttcagtgtataaaaaaaaaaaagtgctaacAACATATGTATAGCGGCTATTACAAAACCCAAACAACCTGGAACCTGttccatctttctttctttggttAAAAAGATGCCATATgaatagttttttgttgttgtcttctaaactaaactactaaaaaatgctttttgttcttACAGCTGTTCATCACAGAGGACAAAAGCAGCACTTCTGAGCTTCCTGCCCATCCTAACTTGGCTGCCGTCCTATCCCGTCAAGCAATACCTGTTTTCAGATGTGGTCTCAGGACTCAGCACAGCAGTTGTGCAGCTCCCTCAAGGTCCGTCCCAGCAGCCCGAGCTGCCCAGTGTTCTGTCCAGTGAACTTGAGCTATGCTAGTAATCTGaaatgacttgggggggttaaCTAGTGGTTACGGACCAGCTGCCACTTCCCgtggtgctgctgctgactTCATGCcgtctttgtttttgtatcaCTGTAGCTATTAGGTTGTGATGCCAGAACTCTCTGTTGACATAACAGTCGATTTCCATCTCCCGCTCCGTCTCTCCCCAGGTCTAGCTTACGCTCTTCTTGCTGCTGTGCCTCCGGTTTATGGTCTGTACTCATCATTCTACCCAGTTCTGCTCTACACGTTCTTTGGAACGTCCAGACATGTATCAGTAGGTGAGAAACCTAAAGCTTCTTTTAGAGGCTTTGCTTGTGAGACTATACATTTCCTCCTACAAGCTGTGGCCGGTGTAACCATCTGTTTTCACCTTGCTTCCAATGGTTCTCTCTGTTTGTATGAAGGAAGTTTGTAATCTTGGTTGAcatatgacatcatctggaggatttTGTTTCAGGtagaaaatactgtaataaagGGTAaacagaggaaagtttaaaacatACACCCCCTCAAAGTAGAGCGATATTGAAAATGAGGAAcgcaattaaaataaatgttgctcTTCAGTCTAGTAAGTTAATAAAGGTAACTAGGGGTCATGGGAGTATAAAATTGCAGTGTTCGCTGAGAGTTAGATAATGATGTGTTCTCTAGCCTTGTTCTCCTGCTTGCTAACTGCCGTAGAAAGTAAGATCGTTAGCTTGGCATGATAACTGTTGCTGTTTAAATTAgaacataaataatttaaagtttaaatcatTTCTGTACCAGTAAGTATTATATTACTCTTTCAAAATGGCTTAGTGGATATATGACTTAATCTGGACCTTGTTTCAAAAGAGGACAGAGGACGGACAAGAGGACAAAGCTCAACAGACCTGCCTTGTTTGCTTATTAGTTGGTGTGCTGTAATTTCACAATGGCTGTTCAGGGAAGTGCTATAGTAAAGTCGTTATCATATTTATGTCTAGATGACATCATAAAATTATGAAATCACTTTTGTATTTCCCCgatcatattttaaatactgtatttctagGAAAACGTTTTGGTAGTCCAACCTCAtgcttttgatttatttataaaaaaaataaaatcaaatctaCAATTGATAGAATTGtgtttaaaagttattttgctcaattttttattttcagcagagTAATGGGGTTTCCAGATGTCCTTTGCTGCCATTTGATCGGCTCAAAATGCCAACTGCGTCTGCCTCCCACCCCACCCCGCCCCCCCCAACGAGGGTAAAAGCATTCCTGTAGGATTCAGTTAGCTGGATTCACAAGTTCCCATACTGATGAAATTGTCTTCAATATGACACGTGGAAATTATTCATGTGATTACAGTGTCCTAAGATGGCACAGGCAGTTAGGATTGTGAAATTTCATTGACCCCACCCTCTGACATTCACCCACCctgctgctttctttctttagaAACTGCTCCAAGCCCTCTCAAATGTCAACTGGATCCTATGAGCCCATCTGAGAAATGGGTATAATAAATTACACTTGCTCAACCTTTTGAAACAAAAGATCTAATCTAAACAGGCAACGGATATACAACCGGAATCTttggttgctttttaaaatggctTCTGACAGTGTGAACAAATAGCTGGACTGCTGTTTAATTTCTAAACAACATGGCACCAAGTGTCATTCTCTGCCTGACCCCGCTTTTCCACTAAACATGACAATACTGTACAGAACCAAGCTTGGGCATCAGTACGACTAAAGTAAAATATGCTCGTGCTTTAGACAACGTAATAGACAGAGGATTGTGGTGTTTGTTTGGGTCAGACTGTGTGTCTGGGTGACTGATAagatgagatgtttttttttttataatgtttttaatgcaaagccACTTTTgatttactttctttctttctttctttttttttttaaagaagatgTTTTAGTGTGCTCTCTGTAGCTTCATTTGACTTGAGCTGCAAGATTGTGTAATTGAAGTTATCCCACCTCCTGTCACCCATATGGCTACAGCCTGTGAATATACAGCCCTGTAATAATTAGCTCTTCCCAAATTGTGGCCTAAAAGCAGGTTGCTATGGAGATGGCGATCCTTTAACTTGTGGCAGACAAGAAGAGGCGATTAATGGTGCTGGGCAACGTggctttttttaattcaaagggACGGGTCACATGACGGTGCAATCCTAAACCACCACACACAGTTTAGGTGCGAGATTTCCCGGTTGAAGCTGACATGATGATACTAAgttaacattttttgtgtgtgtgtgaacttcAGGTACCTTTGCAGTCATAAGCCTGATGATTGGGGGTGTTGCTGTAAGGGAAGCTCCAGACTCGCTTTTTTATCTCCCGCCTGCAAATGGATCTAACAATACGGCATGCATAGATGAGGAGGCTCGTGATGCCAGGAGGGTCCAGGTGGCTGTAGTGCTCACGACACTGGTGGGAATCATCCAGGTCAGTCTCAAAACAAGCAGCACACTCCATGTGCGACTGAAATCTACTGTTTTGGTTCGTCTGCCTTCAACCCCCATAGAGTAGCTGTACAACAACAGTAAAGTGATACAGCTTGGTAAAATCTCACGCTCAAAAATCACTGTTTACCCAAAGTAGCAGGAGCTCAGAGTCACTGTTGATGTATCAACAGCTAGAGTCACTCGTTTATATCTACTCACCTCTTTCTTACtgctttctttccttcctttcagaTTCTCCTAGGTCTTCTCAGGTTTGGCTTTGTGGCAATCTACCTCGCAGAGCCCCTGGTGCGAGGCTTCACCACAGCAGCATCTATGCATGTAGTCATCTCCCAGCTAAAGTACCTGCTTGGAGTGAAGACTCAACGTTTTAGTGGGCCCCTCTCTGCTATTTATGTAAGTTTAATTGCTTCCTGGAGGGTTTTTTTGCAGCTCACTTGTGTCACAAATGGTCTCACTGTCCTGCTTTTCACGCCCTCAGAGTGTCAAGGCAGTGTTGAGTGACATCACCAGCACCAACGTGACCACTCTCATCGTGGGCCTTGTGTGTCTTGTCTTCCTGTATGGGATCAAGCTTCTTAATGAGCGTTACAAAAAGAAACTGCCCGTTCCCATTCCTGGAGAGATTATCGTGGTCATTGTGTCCACCAGTATCTCGTATGCCATGACGCTGTCAGAAAACTACAAGGTGGATGTGGTGGGGAAGATACCAACAGGGTAAGTTGATTCTAGAAAGCCGTTGGGTTTAGAGAGCTTTTTTTCAGTCCGATTGGGGAAATCTGAATATACTAATGGCAAACTATTATTCAGAtatcttcattttattattattacaagtgTTTTCTTATATGTTGTCAGGCTTCGCCCGCCTGCTGCCCCAGATTTCTCTCTGCTACCCAATTTGGTAACGGACTCCTTCGCTGTGGCAATTGTAGGATTCTCAATGGACATCTCACTCGCCAAGATCTTTGCTCTGAAACATGGCTACAGTGTGGATGGCAACCAGGTGAGATTAGGAATCTGAGATGCTGCTGCCAAGGTACATGTCCAAGCACAATAATCACTGTCATGGATTAATATGTTTGCATGCATCGAGGTTACCACATTGACTTTTTACAgaagacataaaaagaaaaaaacacttacttATGTCGTCAAGACCAGAGAAGCCAGATTGCACTTAAAGGAAGACATTTGCAGAATACAAACTTGAGACCAGGGAAGTGTGGTTCAAATAATATTCTTTGAAAAAGCACTTACTGCTTTATGTACACACAAAGTCTGACTGAAACTGACCCTAGTTAAGGGTAAATCCAGTCCATGTAAACATATTCTCAGCTTACCTGCATTACTCTGAGTCCCAGGTGAGTGTAACTATCTCAGCTGCTAGAAATCAGAGATCTAgtggttttatatatattttatttgttttgactCATGCTGCCCAATGAAAGAGAAACCAGAGAATTGAAAGACAATCCCAATCAGGGTGAggtcaaataaaacatcagaGATTTTATTGTAATACTCCATTATGCAGTATCTTAGTATCTGCTTGTTGTCTGTAGTTACTGTTTGGGACACTGGGCTGCCTGCACATGAGACGTCACGGTAACCTTGACGGAGCATGATTTACCGATTCTGCGCTTAATGATATAACTTACTTTCTCTGGGGTTTGTTTAGAGTTAATTATGGTTTGCTCTGAATTCTACATTGTCAGCATctgcccctccccccccccctgtcCTCCATAAAACTGTAGACTCTTCAGATCATTTTGTGGAGTTGTGTTCTTTCCCTAACTGAAGCTGCAGAACAGGATCCCACTTTGATCCTGCTAATATATCTGATGAGTTCTAACTTCTTCTGCTCTCAGGAGCTCATCGCCCTTGGCCTATGTAACTTCATCAGCTCTTTTTTCCAAACCTTCACCATTACTGGCTCTATGTCAAGAAGCCTGGTCCAGGAGAGCACTGGAGGAAAAACACAGGTAACATGCATTTCCACTTCAGGAGCCATTACACTATTGAACTGGTTTTAATTGGTGCTATAAAGCCATAACTACAATAGGAGGAAATGTTGaccgttgtgtgtgtgtgtgtgttaagatcGCCGGGCTGGTGGCGTCTCTCGTGGtactgctggtggtggtggccATTGGATTTGTCTTTACGCCGCTCCCTCAGGTGGGTAAAAATGGAGCTGATGACGCAGACCCCTGCCTGTCACCCCGGCCCACAATTTGGAGCTGTTAATACTTTTAATGAAGACGCATCTTAGCCTGCTGAACACACAAAGGCTGGACAGCTCCACTGATACAGAATTGAATCAAACACATGAGCTTGTTAATGCTACACTAATGCGATTACAAGCCTGTCAGGCATCTCTAATAcctttctgtatttcttttcctttttgtatgtttgtcagACTGTGCTGGCTGCCATTGTCATGGTCAACCTGATGGGGATGTTCAGACAGTTCAGAGACATTCCTACTCTGTGGAAGACCAGTAAGATTGAACTGGTCAGTTTATCATCTCTTAGTCaacctaaaacaaataaaaaatgccaCTGCACTTCCTCAGCTTGCCTTTCTGAAAACCTAAAGATGCCAAATGAGCAGGGTCTTGTACTTACTCATCATGGAGCTTcggtctttttttcctcttgtgatCTCCTGTTCCACCTGCTAGTTAATGACAGGGTTCTTTAATCTCTCataggaagaaaaagaagtagtgaagtagttttttttatctttccttTGTGTTACAATACATCGTGTTTATTTCCTCTCTCAGGCCGTCTGGCTTGTAGCCTTTATAGCGTCAGTGCTGCTGGGCCTGGATTACGGCCTCCTGGTGGCCATTGCATTCGCTATACTGACAGTTGTCTACAGAACACAGAGGTACAGTATCTTGGTTTCACCCTGTTTAACTTTGTTgccattatatttttatacccCACATTTGCTGTTTAAACCTAATGTCAAATACAATATCATAACCAATGtaaatacatgtgtgtaaaCAGTTGCATGCTTTTGATTGAGTTATGAAAAAGAGTTCTTCTGACTTGTGTCTTACAGCcctaaaaatgttgttttgggACATGTACCTGGTACAGGGCTGTACTGTGATGTGGATGAGTATGAAGAGGtgagtttgtaaaaaaatacttcagtcTAAACCCAAGATAAACTTTTCCCACCACGTCCTTCGGTTTAAAGTCTGAACGTTTGTTCCCAGGCAGCTGAATATGAGGGGATTAAGATTTTCCACTCCAACACTTCAATCTACTTTGCCAACAGTGACTTGTATGTTAATGCCCTCAAGGAGAAGGTAATCCtatcctgtgtgtgtctgtgtgtgtgtgtgtgtgtgtgttgcatctACAGAGGAAAGAATGATGCTTTTAATTGGTTTAGTCTCGTCTAATATTGGCTAATATTATTAGTAATGAATACtaatatgtattatttatcaCTGCCATTGCCTAGACAAATGTAATTATGgatgtgaaaatattttggTGGCATATATACTGTAGAGCAAATAGTCCTAAGGATAAACCTGCTAAAGTGTGGTTTAtatacatttagcatttaagaggaaacacattttaagatACAAATTGTTTGTTTCCCAATAACTCTGATCAGGACATGTTGAGAAACCATTAGCCTATGTATGTCTATTAATTACAAACAATTTTGatctggagtaaaaaaaaaagtgtatgacataaaattaatgataaaataaaaaaaaaaataatgcagaccttcaaacaca from Channa argus isolate prfri chromosome 21, Channa argus male v1.0, whole genome shotgun sequence carries:
- the slc26a5 gene encoding prestin isoform X1, giving the protein MEQEEAATQEDAASQLMYRIERQVYDEAFIRSQLLHNKENPLTLRQRLAQQLRCSSQRTKAALLSFLPILTWLPSYPVKQYLFSDVVSGLSTAVVQLPQGLAYALLAAVPPVYGLYSSFYPVLLYTFFGTSRHVSVGTFAVISLMIGGVAVREAPDSLFYLPPANGSNNTACIDEEARDARRVQVAVVLTTLVGIIQILLGLLRFGFVAIYLAEPLVRGFTTAASMHVVISQLKYLLGVKTQRFSGPLSAIYSVKAVLSDITSTNVTTLIVGLVCLVFLYGIKLLNERYKKKLPVPIPGEIIVVIVSTSISYAMTLSENYKVDVVGKIPTGLRPPAAPDFSLLPNLVTDSFAVAIVGFSMDISLAKIFALKHGYSVDGNQELIALGLCNFISSFFQTFTITGSMSRSLVQESTGGKTQIAGLVASLVVLLVVVAIGFVFTPLPQTVLAAIVMVNLMGMFRQFRDIPTLWKTSKIELAVWLVAFIASVLLGLDYGLLVAIAFAILTVVYRTQSPKNVVLGHVPGTGLYCDVDEYEEAAEYEGIKIFHSNTSIYFANSDLYVNALKEKTGVSPEKLQAARKAQEKRKVKEKANAEHNSEIKICVKQGVTEEVLPYNNIVEEKKKKKKKKNSHLEDKHYKADSEEAIFIEPLSTVHSIILDWTSVNFIDSVGAKAIKQLIKEYAGVDVRVVIAGFSRTLLAELDTLQFFTGVMTTDMVFPTVHDAVLHCQHSNSRPAAAPTSETT
- the slc26a5 gene encoding prestin isoform X2, which translates into the protein MEQEEAATQEDAASQLMYRIERQVYDEAFIRSQLLHNKENPLTLRQRLAQQLRCSSQRTKAALLSFLPILTWLPSYPVKQYLFSDVVSGLSTAVVQLPQGLAYALLAAVPPVYGLYSSFYPVLLYTFFGTSRHVSVGTFAVISLMIGGVAVREAPDSLFYLPPANGSNNTACIDEEARDARRVQVAVVLTTLVGIIQILLGLLRFGFVAIYLAEPLVRGFTTAASMHVVISQLKYLLGVKTQRFSGPLSAIYSVKAVLSDITSTNVTTLIVGLVCLVFLYGIKLLNERYKKKLPVPIPGEIIVVIVSTSISYAMTLSENYKVDVVGKIPTGLRPPAAPDFSLLPNLVTDSFAVAIVGFSMDISLAKIFALKHGYSVDGNQELIALGLCNFISSFFQTFTITGSMSRSLVQESTGGKTQIAGLVASLVVLLVVVAIGFVFTPLPQTVLAAIVMVNLMGMFRQFRDIPTLWKTSKIELAVWLVAFIASVLLGLDYGLLVAIAFAILTVVYRTQSPKNVVLGHVPGTGLYCDVDEYEEAAEYEGIKIFHSNTSIYFANSDLYVNALKEKTGVSPEKLQAARKAQEKRKVKEKANAEHNSEIKICVKQGVTEEVLPYNNIVEEKKKKKKKKNSHLEDKHYKADSEEAIFIEPLSTVHSIILDWTSVNFIDSVGAKAIKQSVCISFCSLLKNMQVWMCGWS